In one uncultured Devosia sp. genomic region, the following are encoded:
- a CDS encoding lipopolysaccharide assembly protein LapA domain-containing protein, whose translation MVNKIVGWVVLVPLCLGLIVFALANRHFVAVNFNPFVSVDGAVAPGYGVPLFVVMFVVLLVGVLLGGIATWFSQARHRRSEKHWRREASQLSKELESLRRRHGEAANGRKAEVDDLLELR comes from the coding sequence ATGGTCAACAAAATCGTCGGTTGGGTGGTCCTCGTCCCGCTCTGTCTGGGTTTGATCGTGTTCGCCCTGGCCAATCGCCACTTCGTCGCCGTCAATTTCAATCCCTTCGTTTCGGTCGATGGCGCTGTTGCGCCCGGCTATGGCGTGCCGCTGTTTGTGGTCATGTTTGTCGTGCTGCTGGTGGGTGTGCTGCTGGGCGGCATTGCCACCTGGTTCTCGCAAGCCCGGCACCGCCGCAGCGAAAAGCATTGGCGCCGCGAGGCGAGCCAATTGAGCAAGGAGCTGGAAAGCCTGCGCCGCCGCCATGGCGAGGCTGCCAACGGCCGTAAGGCCGAAGTCGACGATCTGCTGGAGCTGCGCTGA
- a CDS encoding integration host factor subunit beta: MIKSELVEKLAAENPHLFQRDIENIVNAILDEIGDAMARGDRVELRGFGAFSVKNRPARVGRNPRTGEQVDVGEKYVPQFKAGKEIRERLNRT, from the coding sequence ATGATCAAGTCGGAACTCGTCGAGAAACTCGCGGCGGAAAATCCGCATCTGTTCCAGCGTGATATCGAAAATATCGTCAATGCCATCCTCGACGAGATCGGGGACGCGATGGCCCGGGGTGACCGGGTCGAACTGCGTGGCTTTGGCGCTTTTTCGGTCAAGAACCGTCCCGCCCGTGTCGGTCGCAATCCACGCACCGGCGAGCAGGTCGATGTGGGCGAGAAATACGTGCCCCAGTTCAAGGCTGGCAAGGAAATCCGCGAGCGGCTCAACCGCACGTAA
- the sppA gene encoding signal peptide peptidase SppA, with translation MTDQHADPHAVIAAERYRKSRGLWRILAFIAVAVVIVLALGRFALPQAPAQYVARIVIDGTIATDPERLRVMQRLAEDDAVKAVILAINSPGGTSAGGEELYEAVSQLREAKPTVSVIKEVGASAAYMTAIASDHIFARRLSIVGSIGVLFQHVNAGKLLDTIGVDLDKVASGPLKAEPDFDEPMEGAARASIAELVDDSFQWFVDVVAERRGMDRPAALALADGRIMSGRVGVETGLIDAIGGELEALAWLEAERDLPEDIEVVTVYPMPEQGLDWLSLLLGSQIKAALGLPNGPVTLDGLVSLWQVGSRS, from the coding sequence ATGACCGACCAGCACGCCGATCCCCATGCCGTCATTGCGGCCGAACGCTACCGCAAGTCGCGCGGGCTCTGGCGCATTCTGGCGTTCATTGCTGTCGCCGTAGTGATCGTCCTTGCATTGGGCCGCTTCGCGCTACCGCAGGCGCCAGCGCAATATGTTGCGCGGATCGTCATCGACGGCACGATTGCCACCGATCCCGAGCGGTTGCGCGTGATGCAGCGCCTGGCCGAAGACGATGCCGTCAAGGCCGTCATTCTCGCCATCAATTCCCCCGGCGGCACCTCCGCTGGCGGCGAGGAGCTCTATGAAGCGGTCTCGCAACTGCGCGAAGCAAAGCCGACGGTGTCGGTCATCAAGGAGGTTGGTGCATCGGCCGCCTACATGACCGCCATTGCCTCCGACCATATATTTGCCCGGCGCCTATCGATCGTCGGTTCGATCGGAGTGCTGTTCCAGCACGTCAATGCCGGCAAGCTCCTCGATACGATCGGCGTCGATCTCGACAAGGTCGCATCGGGGCCGCTCAAGGCCGAACCGGATTTCGATGAGCCCATGGAAGGGGCAGCCCGCGCATCCATAGCCGAACTGGTCGATGACAGCTTCCAGTGGTTCGTCGATGTCGTGGCAGAACGTCGCGGCATGGACCGGCCGGCCGCGCTTGCCCTTGCCGATGGTCGCATCATGAGTGGCAGGGTGGGTGTCGAGACCGGGCTGATCGACGCTATCGGCGGCGAACTGGAGGCTCTCGCCTGGCTTGAGGCCGAGCGCGACCTGCCCGAAGATATTGAAGTCGTTACCGTATATCCGATGCCCGAACAGGGCCTGGATTGGCTCTCCTTGCTGCTTGGGAGTCAGATAAAGGCCGCTTTGGGCCTTCCGAATGGGCCCGTCACGCTTGACGGCTTGGTCTCACTTTGGCAGGTTGGTTCACGCTCCTGA
- a CDS encoding BrnA antitoxin family protein — MNDESRKFVRYVKRPLTQEQIDRLKALADTPDEEIDFSDIPELTDEFFANAVQGLSYRRMHKQQVTLRLDMDILHWFKSNAKDGKGYQTDINKALRAHMEAHEKRAAKKAG, encoded by the coding sequence ATGAACGACGAAAGTCGTAAGTTTGTTCGTTACGTGAAGCGCCCTCTCACGCAGGAACAGATCGACCGTCTCAAAGCGTTGGCGGATACTCCCGATGAGGAGATCGATTTCTCCGATATTCCCGAATTGACCGACGAATTCTTCGCAAACGCCGTGCAAGGCTTGAGCTATCGCCGTATGCACAAGCAGCAAGTGACGCTGCGGCTAGACATGGATATCCTCCATTGGTTCAAGAGCAATGCCAAGGATGGCAAGGGCTACCAGACCGACATCAACAAGGCTCTGCGGGCCCATATGGAGGCGCATGAGAAGCGTGCGGCCAAGAAGGCCGGCTAG
- a CDS encoding GNAT family N-acetyltransferase has product MHWRAMTMLDLPAVEAIAAEVHPSFPEDLSVFAERQRLYPEGTRLLEMGGLASGYVLSHPWHYGELPPLNSLLGAIPADADTYYVHDLAILNAARGTGAAAMIVGDILRHAKAASLPSVSLVAVNGSIPFWHKHGFRVQNVPELSDKLKSYEDAAKLMTRKLV; this is encoded by the coding sequence ATGCATTGGCGGGCCATGACCATGCTCGACCTGCCGGCGGTCGAGGCAATCGCAGCAGAGGTGCATCCGTCTTTTCCGGAAGACCTCAGCGTCTTTGCCGAACGCCAGCGCCTCTATCCCGAGGGCACCCGCCTGCTGGAGATGGGCGGCCTGGCATCCGGCTATGTTCTGTCGCATCCCTGGCACTATGGCGAACTGCCGCCGCTCAATTCCCTGCTGGGCGCCATACCCGCCGATGCCGACACCTATTACGTCCATGACCTTGCGATCCTGAACGCAGCGCGCGGTACCGGCGCTGCTGCCATGATCGTCGGCGACATCCTGCGGCACGCCAAGGCTGCCAGCCTGCCCAGCGTCAGCCTTGTCGCTGTCAACGGCTCAATCCCCTTCTGGCACAAGCACGGCTTCCGCGTGCAGAACGTGCCCGAACTCTCCGACAAGCTGAAGAGCTACGAGGACGCGGCCAAGCTGATGACCCGCAAGCTTGTGTAA
- the rpsA gene encoding 30S ribosomal protein S1, translating into MAQQTVTKEDFESLLMDSFVDNEPLEGAVVKGTVVAIEKDLAIIDVGLKTEGRIALKEFGQAGRDGTITVGSVVEVYVDRVENAAGEAVLSREKARREESWVKLEVMYNNNERVEGTIFNQVKGGFTVDLEGAIAFLPRSQVDIRPIRDIAPLMNVLQPFQILKMDKRRGNIVVSRRAILEESRAEQRSEIVQQLEEGQVVDGVVKNITDYGAFVDLGGIDGLLHVTDIAWRRVNHPSEVLTIGETIKVQIVRINHESHRISLGMKQLQADPWDGIEAKYPIEAKFTGRVTNITDYGAFVELEPGIEGLIHVSEMSWTKKNVHPGKIVSTSQEVEVVVLEVDPDKRRISLGLKQTLANPWESFAEKFPVGSTIEGEVKNKTEFGLFIGLDGDVDGMVHLSDLDWQKSGEVALEDYNRGDMVSAKVLDVDVEKERISLGIKQLATGETTSSAAGADAGEVGGIRKGGVVTGTVVEVNDGGIEVRIADTEMTAFIRRADLSRDRNDQRPERFSKGEKVDARVTQYDRKTSRIQLSIKALEIAEEKEAVANYGSSDSGASLGDILGAALKGRDEK; encoded by the coding sequence TTGGCACAGCAAACTGTGACGAAAGAAGACTTTGAATCGCTGCTGATGGACTCGTTCGTCGACAACGAGCCCCTAGAGGGTGCCGTCGTCAAGGGCACCGTCGTTGCGATCGAAAAGGACCTCGCGATCATCGACGTCGGTCTCAAGACCGAAGGTCGTATCGCGCTCAAGGAATTCGGCCAGGCTGGCCGTGACGGCACCATCACCGTCGGTTCCGTGGTCGAAGTGTATGTCGACCGCGTCGAGAACGCCGCTGGCGAAGCCGTGCTGTCGCGCGAGAAGGCCCGTCGTGAAGAGAGCTGGGTCAAGCTCGAAGTCATGTACAACAACAATGAGCGCGTTGAAGGCACCATCTTCAACCAGGTCAAGGGTGGTTTCACCGTCGACCTCGAAGGCGCCATTGCCTTCCTGCCGCGTTCGCAGGTCGATATCCGCCCGATCCGCGATATCGCTCCGCTGATGAACGTGCTGCAGCCGTTCCAGATCCTCAAGATGGACAAGCGTCGCGGCAATATCGTCGTCTCGCGTCGTGCCATTCTCGAAGAATCGCGCGCCGAACAGCGTTCGGAAATCGTCCAGCAGCTCGAAGAGGGCCAAGTTGTCGACGGCGTGGTCAAGAACATCACCGATTACGGTGCGTTCGTTGATCTCGGCGGCATTGACGGCCTGCTGCACGTCACCGACATCGCATGGCGTCGCGTGAACCACCCGTCGGAAGTGCTGACGATCGGCGAGACCATCAAGGTCCAGATCGTTCGCATCAACCACGAGTCTCACCGTATCTCGCTCGGCATGAAGCAGCTTCAGGCCGATCCGTGGGATGGCATCGAAGCCAAGTACCCGATCGAAGCCAAGTTCACCGGCCGCGTCACCAACATCACCGACTACGGTGCATTTGTTGAGCTCGAGCCCGGCATCGAAGGCCTGATCCACGTCTCCGAAATGAGCTGGACCAAGAAGAACGTGCACCCCGGTAAGATCGTCTCGACCTCCCAGGAAGTCGAAGTCGTCGTGCTCGAAGTCGATCCCGACAAGCGCCGTATCTCGCTTGGCCTCAAGCAGACCCTGGCAAACCCATGGGAAAGCTTCGCCGAGAAGTTCCCGGTCGGCTCGACCATCGAAGGCGAAGTCAAGAACAAGACCGAGTTTGGCCTGTTCATCGGCCTCGACGGCGATGTGGACGGCATGGTTCACCTGTCCGATCTCGACTGGCAGAAGTCGGGCGAAGTGGCCCTCGAAGACTACAACCGCGGTGACATGGTTTCGGCCAAGGTCCTCGATGTTGACGTCGAAAAGGAACGCATTTCGCTGGGCATCAAGCAGCTGGCAACTGGCGAGACCACCTCGTCGGCAGCTGGTGCTGACGCTGGCGAAGTCGGCGGCATCCGCAAGGGTGGCGTCGTGACCGGCACGGTCGTCGAAGTCAACGATGGGGGCATTGAAGTCCGTATCGCCGACACCGAAATGACCGCCTTCATCCGTCGTGCTGACCTCAGCCGCGACCGCAACGACCAGCGTCCCGAGCGTTTCAGCAAGGGCGAAAAGGTCGACGCACGCGTCACCCAGTACGATCGCAAGACCTCGCGCATCCAGCTGTCGATCAAGGCACTGGAAATCGCCGAGGAAAAGGAAGCTGTTGCCAACTACGGTTCGTCGGATTCGGGCGCTTCGCTCGGCGACATCCTGGGCGCAGCCCTCAAGGGCCGCGACGAGAAGTAA
- a CDS encoding (d)CMP kinase, which yields MIIAVDGPAASGKGTLASGLARHYQLPYLDTGLLYRAVGRAVEAFEDAEDFEQRATEAARSLDAGDIEPEFLQSSKIGSMASKVAVIGDVRKALFDYQRSFATQAGGAVLDGRDIGTTIAPEADVKLFIQADSKARMERRARQFEARGQVVDRYALYHQIEERDARDMLNPNGGFYKADDAHLLDTTLLDIEAALRAAIAIVDGTMAGKAGR from the coding sequence ATGATCATCGCTGTCGATGGACCGGCTGCATCCGGCAAGGGCACGCTCGCCTCGGGTCTCGCCCGTCACTATCAGCTTCCCTACCTCGATACCGGCCTGCTCTATCGCGCCGTCGGCCGGGCGGTGGAAGCTTTCGAGGACGCCGAGGATTTCGAGCAGCGCGCCACAGAGGCCGCGCGCTCGCTGGATGCCGGCGATATCGAGCCCGAATTTCTGCAGTCCTCCAAAATCGGTTCGATGGCCAGCAAGGTCGCGGTTATTGGCGACGTGCGCAAGGCGCTGTTCGACTACCAGCGCAGCTTTGCCACCCAGGCGGGCGGCGCTGTGCTCGACGGCCGCGATATCGGCACGACCATCGCGCCCGAAGCCGACGTGAAGCTCTTCATCCAGGCCGACAGCAAGGCGCGCATGGAACGCCGCGCCCGCCAGTTCGAAGCGCGTGGACAGGTGGTCGACCGCTACGCCCTCTATCACCAGATAGAAGAGCGGGATGCGCGTGACATGCTCAATCCCAATGGCGGTTTCTACAAAGCCGATGACGCGCACTTGCTCGACACCACGCTTCTCGATATAGAAGCCGCACTCCGCGCAGCCATCGCGATCGTCGATGGGACCATGGCAGGCAAGGCAGGGCGTTAA
- the aroA gene encoding 3-phosphoshikimate 1-carboxyvinyltransferase encodes MTHQNPVNPAPLASRGASPLAGHFTTPGDKAISHRALLLGALAVGRTTIEGLLDSEDVQATAAALRHLGVRVEQLGDVWHVHGLGVGGLMAPQVRLDMGNSGTGLRLLLGLLAPYDFPGRFTGGPTLTRRPLRPLLDALAPIGVVVEETVDGGLPLTRRGPSLPLPFHHVMKAPSDQIKSALLLAAAQITGTSTIVEPVSTSDSTEKLLADFGAMISVTPDDRGGASISITGLTELRPRHLTVPGDPSSAAYAVVAALIVPGSDLTVGNVLINPTRTGLIDTLLEMGGDIQFINQREIGGEHVADLRIRSSRLKGITVSADHAATMLDDIPVLAVAAAYAEGETVIEGLGELRHQECDRLAATAAGLAASKVTVTEGDTSLTIGGDGKVEGGSTVESRSDHRIAMSFLVLGLASKRAVTLDDTNAIAASFPGFVEAMTAAGARFETVKGNQR; translated from the coding sequence ATGACCCATCAAAACCCCGTCAATCCGGCCCCATTGGCCAGCCGAGGCGCAAGCCCGCTGGCCGGGCATTTCACGACGCCCGGCGACAAGGCGATTTCCCATCGGGCATTGCTTCTGGGCGCGCTCGCGGTGGGTCGGACGACGATCGAGGGCCTGCTCGATTCCGAGGACGTGCAGGCAACGGCTGCGGCCCTGCGACATCTGGGTGTCCGCGTCGAGCAGCTTGGCGACGTCTGGCATGTCCATGGCCTGGGCGTCGGCGGATTGATGGCGCCGCAGGTGCGGCTCGACATGGGCAATTCCGGCACCGGCCTGCGTCTGCTGCTCGGTCTTCTGGCGCCCTATGACTTCCCCGGCCGCTTTACCGGTGGTCCGACGCTGACCCGCCGGCCGCTGCGGCCGCTGCTCGATGCGCTGGCGCCGATCGGTGTGGTGGTCGAGGAAACCGTCGATGGCGGCCTGCCACTGACCAGGCGCGGTCCATCGCTGCCGCTGCCCTTTCATCATGTGATGAAAGCGCCGTCCGACCAGATCAAATCCGCGCTCCTTCTTGCGGCAGCGCAGATCACCGGCACCAGCACCATCGTCGAGCCGGTGTCGACCAGCGACAGCACGGAAAAGCTCCTCGCCGATTTCGGAGCCATGATCAGCGTGACGCCGGACGATCGCGGTGGCGCGAGTATTTCCATTACCGGCCTCACAGAGCTGCGTCCGCGTCATCTAACCGTCCCCGGCGATCCGTCGTCGGCGGCCTATGCGGTGGTCGCAGCGCTGATCGTGCCGGGTTCGGATCTGACCGTCGGCAATGTGCTGATCAATCCGACCCGGACCGGCCTGATCGATACCCTGCTCGAAATGGGCGGCGACATCCAGTTCATCAACCAGCGCGAGATCGGCGGCGAACATGTCGCGGACTTGCGTATCCGCTCGTCACGGCTCAAGGGCATCACGGTCAGCGCCGACCACGCCGCGACCATGCTCGACGATATTCCGGTCCTGGCTGTCGCCGCCGCCTATGCCGAGGGCGAGACCGTGATCGAGGGCCTGGGCGAGTTGCGGCACCAGGAATGCGACCGCCTGGCTGCAACTGCCGCTGGCCTTGCCGCCAGCAAGGTGACCGTCACCGAGGGTGACACCAGCCTCACGATTGGCGGTGACGGCAAGGTCGAGGGTGGCAGCACGGTGGAAAGCCGGTCCGATCATCGCATCGCCATGAGCTTTCTGGTGCTGGGCCTCGCCAGCAAGCGCGCGGTTACGCTCGACGACACCAATGCCATTGCGGCCAGCTTCCCCGGCTTTGTCGAGGCCATGACGGCTGCCGGCGCACGCTTCGAAACGGTAAAGGGAAACCAGAGATGA
- a CDS encoding TIGR02300 family protein, translating to MASSERGTKRTDPETGKKFYDLNQDPIVSPYTGKSYPRSFFEQVLAGKPSPATARKVDDEDENEEETEEEDTAAPEIVSLEDADAEESGDEEIPETDDVEVDDELGDDEEDVFLEEDEDEDDELGFDVGSDEDR from the coding sequence ATGGCCAGTTCCGAACGCGGCACAAAACGCACCGATCCCGAAACGGGCAAGAAGTTCTACGATCTGAACCAGGATCCGATCGTCTCGCCCTATACCGGCAAGAGCTATCCGCGCTCCTTCTTCGAGCAGGTACTCGCCGGCAAGCCTTCACCCGCCACCGCCCGCAAGGTGGATGACGAGGACGAGAACGAAGAAGAAACCGAGGAAGAGGATACGGCAGCGCCCGAAATCGTCAGCCTCGAAGACGCCGATGCGGAAGAATCGGGCGACGAAGAGATTCCAGAGACCGATGACGTCGAAGTTGACGACGAGCTCGGCGACGATGAGGAAGACGTGTTCCTCGAAGAAGACGAAGACGAGGACGACGAGCTCGGCTTTGACGTCGGCAGCGACGAAGATCGCTGA